In a single window of the Streptococcus ilei genome:
- a CDS encoding aminoacyltransferase: protein MTFNIISREEFYQHSLTTSNHSFLQSIEMADLLQKRGATIQYIGWEEQGTLAISAILYSLPMTGGLHYEINSGPIVTDARYLPDFYEALQDYVKENGGIEFILKPYDHYQVFDSNGNPTEEEQKQLLHSLLDLGYQFDGLQVGYPGGEPVWHYLKDLTDYDAKSLLKSFNKNCSRNITTALNYDISIRNISRDEIPQFKKIIEETGKRQGFEDKSLDYYYDLYDTFKDNAEFLIAEINTTDALAYLDQKISLLNPSSKQYEQQLQKLEKQKTIVRETLADETAETVPLACALIIYNPSEVTYLFGGSYTKYQKFSAAFLIQYHAMKRALEKGITLYNFLGIQGIFDGSDGVLRFKQNFNGYIVRKMGTFRYYPNPLKFKTLSLIKRILGRS, encoded by the coding sequence ATGACATTCAATATTATTAGTAGGGAAGAATTTTACCAACACTCTCTCACTACTTCCAATCACTCTTTTTTACAGAGTATTGAAATGGCTGATTTGCTTCAAAAAAGAGGCGCAACTATTCAATATATTGGATGGGAAGAGCAAGGAACATTAGCTATCTCTGCCATTTTATATAGCCTACCCATGACGGGAGGCTTGCATTACGAAATCAATAGTGGACCAATCGTGACGGATGCTCGCTACCTACCAGATTTTTACGAAGCATTGCAGGATTATGTAAAAGAAAATGGTGGTATCGAATTTATTTTAAAACCTTATGACCACTATCAAGTTTTCGATAGCAATGGAAACCCGACCGAAGAAGAGCAAAAACAACTTCTCCATTCATTACTGGATCTTGGCTATCAATTTGATGGCTTACAAGTAGGCTATCCAGGAGGAGAACCTGTTTGGCATTATCTGAAAGACCTAACTGATTATGATGCGAAATCTCTCCTAAAATCCTTCAACAAAAACTGTAGCCGTAATATTACGACTGCCCTTAACTATGACATTTCCATCCGAAATATTAGTAGAGATGAGATCCCTCAGTTTAAAAAAATTATTGAAGAAACTGGAAAACGTCAAGGATTTGAAGACAAGAGTCTAGACTACTACTACGATCTCTATGATACCTTTAAGGATAATGCAGAATTTCTCATTGCTGAAATCAATACAACTGATGCACTTGCTTACTTAGACCAGAAGATTTCCTTACTAAATCCTTCATCTAAACAATATGAGCAACAGCTACAAAAATTAGAGAAACAAAAGACAATTGTCCGAGAGACCTTGGCTGATGAAACTGCTGAAACTGTTCCTTTGGCCTGCGCCCTCATCATCTATAATCCATCAGAAGTGACCTATTTATTTGGTGGTTCGTATACCAAATATCAGAAATTTTCTGCCGCCTTCTTGATTCAATACCATGCAATGAAGCGCGCACTAGAAAAAGGAATCACCTTATACAATTTCCTAGGCATTCAAGGAATCTTTGACGGCTCAGACGGTGTTCTTCGTTTCAAACAAAACTTCAACGGATATATTGTCCGTAAGATGGGAACCTTCCGATATTACCCAAATCCTCTGAAATTTAAAACCTTGTCCTTGATCAAACGAATCTTAGGACGTTCATAA
- a CDS encoding aminoacyltransferase — protein sequence MYSYKIGITAEEHDEFVKNSPQTNLLQSSDWAKIKDNWGNERLGIYQDQKLVAVASILIQPLPLGFTMLYIPRGPIMDYQNSQLVSFMLQSIKTYAKSKRAVFAKFDPSLFLRKGLIGQEAKDQEATLEIIQSLKECGVEWVGRTEDMGETIQPRFQANIYKEYFTEDQLSKSTKQAIRTARNKGVEVIFGGTELLDEFAALMKKTEARKGIHLRGKDYYEKLLTTYAGQSYITLSRINLAQRLASLKEQLEKNQAEASRFNEKTKPGKIDNNRQEKERLEEEIQFLNQELKDGQEIVSLSGTLTLEFGGTSENVYAGMDENFRRYQPAILTWYETAQHAFDRGADWQNMGGVENHLDGGLYHFKSKFNPMIEEFVGEFNLPTSILYPLVNKAYQLRKKLRNKQ from the coding sequence ATGTATAGTTATAAAATCGGTATTACAGCCGAAGAACATGATGAATTCGTTAAAAATAGCCCCCAAACCAATTTGCTTCAAAGCTCAGATTGGGCAAAGATCAAAGATAACTGGGGCAATGAACGCCTTGGGATTTACCAAGATCAAAAACTAGTTGCAGTTGCAAGTATTTTAATCCAACCACTCCCACTTGGTTTTACTATGCTCTATATCCCACGTGGACCTATAATGGATTACCAAAATAGCCAATTAGTGTCCTTTATGCTCCAATCCATCAAAACATATGCTAAAAGTAAGCGAGCTGTTTTCGCCAAATTTGATCCCTCTCTTTTCCTTAGAAAAGGGTTAATTGGCCAAGAGGCAAAGGATCAAGAGGCTACTTTAGAGATTATCCAATCTTTAAAAGAATGTGGAGTGGAATGGGTTGGTCGGACGGAAGATATGGGGGAAACCATTCAACCACGTTTCCAGGCCAATATCTACAAGGAATACTTCACAGAGGACCAACTGTCTAAATCCACCAAGCAAGCCATTCGGACCGCCCGAAATAAAGGAGTCGAAGTCATCTTTGGAGGCACTGAACTCTTAGACGAATTTGCAGCTCTAATGAAAAAAACAGAGGCTCGTAAAGGTATCCATCTTCGTGGAAAAGACTATTATGAGAAACTGCTAACAACCTATGCAGGACAATCTTACATCACTCTATCAAGAATTAACTTGGCTCAACGCCTTGCTTCACTCAAAGAGCAACTGGAAAAAAATCAAGCAGAAGCTAGTCGTTTTAACGAAAAAACAAAACCAGGCAAGATTGACAACAACCGTCAAGAAAAAGAACGTTTGGAAGAAGAAATCCAATTTCTCAATCAAGAGCTAAAAGACGGCCAAGAAATCGTTTCTCTTTCTGGAACCTTGACTCTTGAATTTGGAGGCACTTCAGAGAATGTCTATGCAGGGATGGATGAGAACTTCCGCCGTTATCAACCAGCTATTTTGACTTGGTATGAAACAGCCCAGCATGCCTTTGACCGTGGAGCTGATTGGCAAAATATGGGAGGAGTTGAGAACCATTTAGATGGAGGACTCTACCACTTCAAGTCAAAATTTAATCCAATGATCGAAGAATTTGTTGGCGAATTCAACCTCCCAACAAGTATTCTTTATCCCCTTGTTAACAAAGCCTATCAATTACGAAAAAAACTAAGAAATAAACAGTAA
- a CDS encoding histidine phosphatase family protein, translating to MKLYFVRHGRTEWNEEGRIQGANGDSPLLESSIQQLKALGQHLSQTCFDAAYASDLPRAVHTAQIILKQNQHPISLQETPALREWQLGRLEGGKIVELKAFYPEEMKAFRHDLSQFHHDLFEAESVSETTKRTCDFVKSLKGKEFDTVLIVGHGANLTASIRTLLGYKPEELRKNGGLNNASVTILTTDDFEHYHLETWNDTSYLED from the coding sequence ATGAAACTATATTTTGTCCGTCATGGACGCACGGAGTGGAACGAGGAAGGCCGTATTCAAGGGGCAAATGGCGACTCCCCGCTTTTAGAATCTTCCATCCAGCAGTTGAAAGCCTTGGGTCAGCATCTATCTCAAACATGCTTTGATGCAGCTTATGCAAGCGACTTGCCAAGAGCTGTCCATACTGCTCAAATCATCCTCAAACAAAATCAGCATCCCATCTCCCTCCAAGAGACTCCTGCTCTACGGGAATGGCAGCTTGGTAGGCTAGAAGGTGGAAAAATTGTGGAGTTGAAAGCTTTCTATCCTGAGGAAATGAAGGCTTTCCGACACGATCTATCACAATTCCATCACGACCTATTTGAGGCAGAATCCGTTTCTGAAACAACCAAGCGTACCTGTGATTTTGTGAAAAGCCTGAAAGGAAAAGAGTTCGATACCGTTCTTATCGTTGGACATGGGGCGAATTTAACAGCTTCCATTCGGACCCTACTTGGCTATAAACCAGAGGAACTCCGTAAAAACGGTGGCCTCAATAATGCCAGTGTGACCATTTTGACAACAGATGATTTTGAGCACTATCACTTAGAAACTTGGAATGACACCTCTTATTTGGAAGACTAA
- the ftsW gene encoding cell division peptidoglycan polymerase FtsW: MKLEKRHFLNYSILIPYLLLSILGLIIVYSTTSALAIQKGVSPFGMIKSQGIFFVLSLVTILFIYKVKLNNLKKKAFIGIVIIAETILLLLSRFITDTVNGAHGWLNFGGFSIQPAEYLKIILVWYLALVFSKKQEEIQQYDYQALTHNQWIPRDLADWRWMVLFLIAIVVIMPDLGNATILALTTLIMISASGIAYRWFSSLLAILVGGSTVLLYSIKLIGVERFSKIPVFGYVAKRFSAFYNPFNDLSDSGHQLANSYYAMSNGGWFGLGLGNSIEKQGYLPEAHTDFVFSIVIEELGFVGASLILALLFFLILRIILVGIRARDPFNSMMAIGIGGMLLTQTFINIGGISGLIPSTGVTFPFLSQGGNSLWVLSIAIALVLNIDASEKRALATQEAPSYEKPQKIQSYY; encoded by the coding sequence ATGAAATTAGAAAAACGTCATTTTTTAAACTATTCAATCCTGATTCCGTACCTCCTTTTGTCAATATTAGGATTGATTATTGTCTACTCGACAACGAGTGCATTAGCCATCCAAAAAGGAGTTAGTCCTTTTGGGATGATCAAAAGCCAGGGAATCTTTTTTGTTCTGAGTTTGGTTACCATTCTCTTTATCTATAAGGTGAAATTGAATAACCTTAAGAAAAAGGCTTTCATTGGGATTGTTATCATTGCGGAGACGATCCTTCTCTTGCTATCGCGTTTTATCACAGACACGGTGAATGGGGCGCATGGGTGGTTGAATTTTGGAGGTTTCTCTATTCAGCCAGCTGAGTACTTGAAAATTATCCTAGTTTGGTATTTGGCCTTAGTTTTCTCTAAAAAGCAAGAAGAGATTCAGCAATATGATTACCAGGCACTTACCCATAATCAATGGATTCCTCGTGATTTGGCAGATTGGCGTTGGATGGTGCTCTTCTTGATCGCTATTGTAGTCATCATGCCAGACTTAGGAAATGCGACCATTCTTGCACTGACAACCTTAATTATGATTAGTGCAAGTGGGATAGCTTACCGCTGGTTCTCAAGTCTATTAGCTATCCTAGTGGGGGGATCGACTGTTCTCCTTTATTCCATCAAGTTAATTGGGGTTGAGAGATTTTCTAAAATCCCTGTCTTTGGATATGTAGCGAAACGTTTCAGTGCTTTTTATAATCCCTTTAATGATTTATCAGATTCTGGACACCAATTGGCCAATTCCTATTACGCCATGAGTAATGGGGGCTGGTTTGGCTTAGGGCTTGGAAATTCGATTGAAAAGCAAGGGTATTTGCCAGAAGCACATACAGACTTTGTCTTTTCGATCGTCATTGAAGAACTTGGTTTTGTGGGAGCTAGTCTCATCTTAGCCTTGTTGTTCTTCTTAATTTTGCGTATTATTCTTGTGGGGATACGGGCAAGAGATCCATTTAATTCGATGATGGCCATCGGTATAGGAGGGATGCTTCTGACTCAAACCTTTATTAATATTGGTGGGATTTCTGGGTTGATTCCTTCGACAGGGGTGACCTTCCCCTTCCTATCACAAGGAGGAAATAGTTTGTGGGTCTTATCTATTGCGATTGCCCTTGTCTTGAATATTGATGCGAGTGAAAAGCGCGCCCTAGCTACTCAAGAGGCCCCTTCTTACGAGAAGCCTCAGAAAATCCAAAGCTATTACTAA
- the tuf gene encoding elongation factor Tu, with amino-acid sequence MAKEKYDRSKPHVNIGTIGHVDHGKTTLTAAITTVLARRLPSSVNQPKDYASIDAAPEERERGITINTAHVEYETEKRHYAHIDAPGHADYVKNMITGAAQMDGAILVVASTDGPMPQTREHILLSRQVGVKHLIVFMNKVDLVDDEELLELVEMEIRDLLSEYDFPGDDLPVIQGSALKALEGDSKYEDIIMDLMNTVDEYIPEPERDTDKPLLLPVEDVFSITGRGTVASGRIDRGIVKVNDEIEIVGIKEKIQKAVVTGVEMFRKQLDEGLAGDNVGVLLRGIQRDEIERGQVIAKPGSINPHTKFKGEVYILTKEEGGRHTPFFNNYRPQFYFRTTDVTGSIELPAGTEMVMPGDNVTIDVELIHPIAVEKGTTFSIREGGRTVGSGMVTEIEA; translated from the coding sequence ATGGCAAAAGAAAAATACGATCGTAGTAAACCACACGTTAACATTGGTACTATCGGACACGTTGACCACGGTAAAACTACCCTAACTGCAGCTATCACAACTGTTTTGGCACGTCGCTTGCCTTCATCAGTTAACCAACCAAAAGACTATGCGTCTATCGATGCTGCTCCAGAAGAACGCGAACGCGGTATCACCATCAACACTGCGCACGTTGAGTACGAAACTGAAAAACGTCACTATGCTCACATCGACGCTCCAGGACACGCGGACTACGTTAAAAACATGATCACTGGTGCTGCCCAAATGGACGGAGCTATCCTTGTAGTAGCTTCTACAGATGGACCAATGCCACAAACTCGTGAGCACATCCTTCTTTCACGTCAGGTTGGTGTTAAACACTTGATCGTCTTCATGAACAAAGTTGACTTGGTTGACGATGAAGAATTGCTTGAATTGGTTGAAATGGAAATCCGTGACCTTCTTTCAGAATACGATTTCCCAGGTGATGACCTTCCAGTTATCCAAGGTTCAGCTCTTAAAGCTCTTGAAGGTGATTCTAAATACGAAGACATCATCATGGACTTGATGAACACTGTTGATGAGTACATCCCAGAACCAGAACGCGATACTGACAAACCATTGCTTCTTCCAGTCGAAGACGTATTCTCAATCACTGGACGTGGTACTGTAGCATCAGGACGTATCGACCGTGGTATCGTTAAAGTCAACGACGAAATCGAAATCGTTGGTATTAAAGAAAAAATCCAAAAAGCGGTTGTTACTGGTGTTGAAATGTTCCGTAAACAACTTGACGAAGGTCTTGCAGGGGACAACGTTGGTGTGCTTCTTCGTGGTATCCAACGTGATGAAATCGAACGTGGACAAGTTATTGCTAAACCAGGTTCAATCAACCCTCACACTAAATTCAAAGGTGAAGTTTATATCCTTACTAAAGAAGAAGGTGGACGTCACACTCCATTCTTCAACAACTACCGTCCACAGTTCTACTTCCGTACAACTGACGTAACTGGATCTATCGAACTTCCTGCTGGAACTGAAATGGTAATGCCTGGTGATAACGTGACTATCGACGTTGAGTTGATCCACCCAATTGCCGTTGAAAAAGGTACTACATTCTCTATCCGTGAAGGTGGACGTACTGTTGGTTCAGGTATGGTTACTGAAATCGAAGCTTAA
- the tpiA gene encoding triose-phosphate isomerase: protein MSRKPFIAGNWKMNKNPEEAKAFVEAVASKLPSSDLVEAGIAAPALDLTTVLAAAKGSNLKVAAQNCYFENAGAFTGETSPQVLKEIGTDYVVIGHSERRDYFHETDEDINKKAKAIFANGLLPIICCGESLETYEAGKAAEFVGAQVSAALAGLTAEQVAASVIAYEPIWAIGTGKSASQDDAQKMCKVVRDVVAADFGQEVADKVRVQYGGSVKPENVAEYMACPDVDGALVGGASLDPESFLALLNFVN from the coding sequence ATGTCACGTAAACCATTTATTGCTGGTAACTGGAAAATGAACAAAAACCCAGAAGAAGCAAAAGCATTCGTTGAAGCTGTAGCATCAAAACTTCCTTCATCTGACCTTGTTGAAGCTGGGATTGCAGCTCCTGCCCTTGATTTGACAACTGTTCTTGCTGCGGCTAAAGGTTCAAACCTTAAAGTTGCTGCTCAAAACTGTTACTTTGAAAACGCTGGTGCCTTCACTGGTGAAACTAGCCCACAAGTTTTGAAAGAAATCGGTACTGATTACGTCGTGATCGGTCACTCAGAACGTCGTGACTACTTCCATGAAACTGATGAAGATATCAACAAAAAAGCAAAAGCAATCTTTGCTAATGGTTTGCTTCCAATCATCTGTTGTGGTGAGAGCCTTGAAACTTACGAAGCAGGAAAAGCTGCTGAATTCGTAGGTGCTCAAGTATCTGCGGCTTTGGCTGGATTGACAGCTGAGCAAGTTGCTGCATCTGTAATCGCTTATGAGCCAATCTGGGCTATCGGTACTGGTAAATCAGCTTCACAAGACGACGCACAAAAAATGTGTAAAGTGGTTCGTGACGTTGTAGCAGCTGACTTTGGTCAAGAAGTAGCTGATAAAGTACGTGTTCAATACGGAGGTTCAGTGAAACCTGAAAACGTTGCAGAATACATGGCTTGTCCAGATGTTGATGGAGCTCTTGTTGGTGGTGCATCACTTGATCCAGAAAGCTTCTTGGCATTGTTGAACTTCGTAAACTAA
- the ppc gene encoding phosphoenolpyruvate carboxylase, which produces MTLQKLESYTNKEIIKEEVEILTTILEDIAKNLVSPETFDKILELKKLSVSKDYLKLDQIVRELSNEEMIVISRYFAILPLLINISEDVDLAFEINHQNNVGQDYLGKLSSTIRQVAETENAQEILERLNVVPVLTAHPTQVQRKTMLDLTTQIHSLLRQHRDVKAGLMNETKWYNNLRRNIEIMMQTDMIREKKLKVTNEITNVMEYYNSSFLQAVPNLMLEYKRLAKEQGIELQQPKPITMGMWIGGDRDGNPFVTAETLKRSATIQSEVILNYYIQKISSLYRNFSLSTNLSKTSQAVEEMAARSSDTSVFREKEPYRRAFHYIQSKLVQTLLNIKEWSVVGSTVDERHPIERLLGAHTHQQGVVSDYIGTRISGAIQELAEDRPPYYETVEEFKQDLTLIQESLIENKAEALISGEFAELLEAVEVFGFFLASIDMRQDSSVHEACVAELLKEAGINDHYSDLSEDEKCELLLQELLEDPRILSATHAEKSELLEKELAIFQTARELKDRLGEDVIRQTIISHATSVSDMLELAIMLKEVGLIDKESARVQIVPLFETIEDLDQSEDTMRKYLSLPIAKRWIASKNNYQEIMLGYSDSNKDGGYLSSCWTLYKAQQQLTAIGDEFGVKITFFHGRGGTVGRGGGPTYEAITSQPLRSINDRIRLTEQGEVIGNKYGNKDAAYYNLEMLVSATINRMIAKKKSEKSMSDQYNEIMDQIVNRSYDIYRELVFGNEHFYDYFFESSPIKAISSFNIGSRPAARKTIKEIGGLRAIPWVFSWSQSRVMFPGWYGVGSSFKEFIDADPENIETLRYMYQKWPFFKSLLSNVDMVLSKANMNIAFEYAKLCEEEEVRDIFNIILDEWQLTKDVILQIEGHDELLAENPYLKDSLDYRMPYFNVLNYIQLELIKRQRRGELPADQDKLIHITINGVATGLRNSG; this is translated from the coding sequence ATGACTTTACAAAAACTAGAGAGCTATACCAACAAAGAGATTATCAAAGAAGAAGTTGAGATTTTAACCACTATTTTAGAAGACATTGCTAAAAATTTGGTGAGTCCAGAAACCTTTGATAAGATTCTTGAATTGAAAAAACTATCTGTCTCAAAAGACTATTTAAAATTGGATCAAATTGTTAGAGAGCTATCAAATGAAGAGATGATCGTGATTTCTCGATACTTTGCCATTCTCCCCTTATTGATTAATATCTCTGAAGATGTCGATTTGGCTTTTGAAATCAATCATCAGAATAATGTGGGACAGGACTATCTAGGAAAACTATCGTCAACCATCCGCCAGGTGGCTGAGACTGAAAATGCTCAGGAAATTTTGGAACGCCTCAACGTGGTACCAGTATTGACAGCTCATCCTACCCAAGTGCAACGGAAAACCATGTTGGACCTAACCACTCAGATTCACAGCCTTTTGCGCCAACATCGGGATGTGAAAGCAGGCTTGATGAACGAGACCAAATGGTACAATAATTTGCGTCGAAACATTGAAATTATGATGCAAACCGATATGATCCGTGAAAAGAAACTCAAGGTAACAAATGAGATTACCAATGTCATGGAATACTATAATAGTTCCTTCCTTCAGGCTGTTCCTAACTTAATGTTGGAATACAAACGTCTTGCCAAGGAGCAAGGGATCGAGTTACAGCAACCTAAACCGATTACGATGGGAATGTGGATTGGTGGAGACCGGGATGGGAATCCTTTTGTAACTGCTGAGACCTTGAAGCGATCAGCTACCATTCAAAGTGAAGTTATTCTAAACTACTATATTCAGAAAATATCTAGCCTATATCGGAATTTCTCCCTTTCTACCAATCTTTCAAAAACCAGTCAAGCGGTTGAAGAGATGGCGGCCCGTTCGAGTGATACCTCTGTCTTTAGAGAGAAGGAACCCTACCGTCGAGCCTTCCATTATATTCAATCCAAATTGGTCCAAACCTTATTGAATATTAAGGAATGGTCAGTAGTTGGCTCAACAGTAGATGAGCGCCATCCGATTGAACGTCTTCTCGGTGCTCACACCCATCAACAAGGAGTGGTTTCCGATTATATCGGTACCCGTATCAGTGGTGCTATCCAAGAGTTGGCAGAAGATCGTCCTCCTTATTACGAAACAGTTGAAGAATTTAAACAGGATTTGACCCTGATTCAAGAATCATTGATTGAAAATAAGGCAGAGGCTTTAATCTCAGGTGAGTTTGCTGAGTTATTAGAAGCAGTAGAGGTCTTTGGTTTCTTCTTGGCTTCGATTGACATGCGTCAAGATTCGAGTGTTCATGAAGCCTGTGTGGCAGAACTATTAAAAGAAGCAGGGATTAATGATCACTACAGTGATTTGTCAGAAGACGAAAAGTGCGAGTTGCTGTTACAAGAGTTGTTAGAAGATCCTCGGATTTTATCTGCTACCCATGCAGAAAAATCAGAATTGCTTGAGAAAGAATTAGCTATTTTCCAAACAGCGCGTGAATTAAAAGACCGCTTAGGAGAAGATGTCATTCGTCAAACCATTATTTCTCATGCAACCAGTGTATCGGATATGCTTGAGTTGGCCATCATGTTGAAAGAAGTGGGACTGATTGACAAGGAAAGCGCACGTGTGCAAATTGTTCCTCTCTTTGAGACGATCGAAGACTTGGACCAATCTGAAGATACGATGAGAAAGTATCTGTCACTTCCAATTGCTAAACGCTGGATTGCTTCTAAGAACAACTACCAAGAAATTATGCTTGGATACTCAGATAGTAATAAAGACGGTGGTTATCTATCTTCTTGTTGGACTCTTTATAAGGCCCAACAACAATTAACAGCGATTGGCGACGAATTTGGTGTCAAGATCACCTTCTTCCATGGCCGTGGTGGAACGGTTGGTCGTGGTGGTGGCCCAACCTATGAAGCTATCACCTCACAACCATTGAGATCCATCAATGATCGAATTCGTTTGACTGAGCAAGGTGAGGTCATTGGCAACAAATATGGGAATAAGGATGCAGCTTATTACAACTTAGAAATGTTGGTCTCTGCAACGATTAACCGGATGATTGCTAAGAAGAAGAGTGAAAAGAGCATGTCCGACCAGTACAATGAGATTATGGATCAGATTGTCAATCGTAGCTACGATATTTATCGTGAACTGGTTTTTGGCAATGAACATTTCTATGATTACTTCTTCGAATCCAGTCCAATTAAGGCCATTTCTAGTTTCAATATTGGTTCGCGTCCAGCAGCCCGTAAGACCATCAAAGAAATCGGTGGCTTGCGTGCCATTCCTTGGGTCTTCTCATGGTCACAGAGCCGCGTGATGTTCCCTGGCTGGTACGGTGTAGGGTCCAGTTTTAAAGAATTTATTGATGCAGACCCTGAAAACATTGAAACCTTGCGTTATATGTACCAAAAATGGCCATTCTTCAAGTCTCTTCTTTCAAACGTAGATATGGTGCTCTCAAAAGCCAATATGAACATCGCATTTGAATATGCCAAGCTGTGTGAAGAAGAGGAAGTTCGTGATATCTTCAATATTATCCTGGATGAATGGCAACTGACCAAGGATGTTATTTTACAAATTGAAGGGCATGATGAACTCTTAGCTGAGAACCCTTATCTAAAAGATAGTTTAGATTATCGTATGCCATACTTTAATGTTCTGAACTATATCCAATTAGAATTAATTAAACGCCAAAGACGTGGTGAATTGCCTGCAGATCAGGACAAGTTGATTCATATCACAATCAATGGTGTCGCGACAGGATTGCGTAATTCTGGTTAA
- a CDS encoding GH25 family lysozyme, with amino-acid sequence MRKRIKPIVLFVFFLSIFSFLLISKTVADIQRNQLARSKTTQEAKKTNQSKVPSSSSSDSVEELDQEFLNRPIIDISGWQLPSEIDYDLLAQNVSGVIVRVHSGAQAKKENAATYLNGIDKSYETHIKEFQKRDIPVAVYAYVAAKDKKEMEKEAEEFYQASKKYKPTYYWLDVEEKTMGDMNAGVEAFRAKLASLGAKNIGIYIGTYFMEEHSISTDKFTALWIPTYGYDDGYYNAAPSTDDEYDLHQYTSQGQLNGFTHYLDLNQIAPTQDQEKIYRKLFTVEKN; translated from the coding sequence ATGAGAAAAAGGATTAAACCAATTGTCCTCTTCGTCTTTTTCCTAAGCATCTTTTCCTTTCTGCTCATTTCTAAAACAGTAGCAGATATTCAAAGGAATCAACTTGCTAGAAGCAAGACTACACAAGAGGCAAAGAAAACCAATCAATCAAAAGTCCCATCTAGTTCTTCTTCTGACTCAGTAGAAGAACTAGATCAAGAATTTTTGAATCGACCAATTATTGACATCTCTGGTTGGCAATTACCAAGCGAGATTGATTATGATCTCTTAGCACAGAATGTTTCTGGAGTCATTGTTCGCGTTCATAGTGGCGCTCAAGCTAAAAAAGAAAATGCTGCGACTTATTTAAATGGAATAGACAAATCATACGAAACTCATATTAAAGAGTTTCAAAAACGAGATATTCCAGTTGCGGTATATGCTTACGTAGCTGCCAAGGACAAGAAAGAAATGGAAAAGGAAGCAGAAGAGTTCTATCAGGCATCCAAAAAATACAAACCAACCTATTATTGGCTGGATGTAGAAGAAAAAACCATGGGTGATATGAACGCTGGAGTGGAAGCCTTCCGTGCCAAGCTAGCATCATTGGGAGCCAAAAATATCGGAATCTATATTGGGACCTATTTCATGGAAGAACATAGTATCTCCACTGATAAATTTACCGCCCTCTGGATTCCAACTTATGGTTATGATGATGGCTATTACAATGCGGCGCCATCTACTGATGATGAGTATGATCTTCACCAGTACACCTCTCAAGGGCAATTGAATGGCTTCACCCACTACTTGGACTTGAACCAGATTGCACCCACACAAGATCAAGAAAAAATCTACCGAAAACTATTCACAGTAGAAAAGAATTAA
- a CDS encoding aminoacyl-tRNA deacylase, with protein sequence MAKKQKVKKTLVEQILQKAKIPHMGLQINALEGMIPEGIRTEQIYKTLALTGDKTGPVIGIVPISAHLSEKKLAKLSGNKKVSMIPQKDLEKTTGYVHGANNPVGIRQKHNYPIFIDQSALQLDQMIVSAGEVGHSIQIKAQDLADFVKASFEDLVE encoded by the coding sequence ATGGCAAAAAAACAAAAAGTAAAAAAAACATTGGTTGAACAAATTTTACAAAAAGCAAAAATCCCCCATATGGGATTACAAATCAATGCCCTTGAAGGAATGATTCCAGAAGGAATTAGGACTGAGCAAATTTATAAGACATTGGCCCTTACAGGTGATAAAACTGGTCCTGTTATCGGAATTGTTCCCATCTCTGCCCACTTGTCAGAGAAAAAATTGGCCAAACTATCTGGCAATAAAAAAGTCAGTATGATTCCACAGAAAGATTTAGAAAAAACAACAGGCTATGTTCACGGGGCCAATAATCCTGTTGGCATTCGACAAAAACACAACTACCCCATTTTCATTGACCAATCTGCCTTGCAACTTGATCAGATGATTGTCTCTGCAGGTGAAGTTGGTCACAGTATTCAAATCAAGGCGCAAGACTTAGCTGATTTTGTCAAGGCTAGCTTTGAGGACTTGGTCGAGTAA